The proteins below are encoded in one region of Ephemeroptericola cinctiostellae:
- the nuoG gene encoding NADH-quinone oxidoreductase subunit NuoG yields MVEMQIDGVKIEMPEGSMVMDAVKQLGKYVPHFCYHKKLSIAASCRMCLVEVEKAPKPLPACATPVTPGMVVRTQVESPKAATAQKDVMEFLLLNHPLDCPICDQGGECQLQDLAVGYGGNNSRYHEEKRTVTHKEVGPLISMEEMARCIHCTRCVRFGQEVAGVMELGMLGRGEHAEITTFVGNTVNSELSGNMIDLCPVGAITSKPYRYSARNWELSRRKSISAHDSLGSNLIVQVKGNEVMRILPFENEEVNDCWISDRDRFAYEGLKSEDRVTEPMIKRDGKWTAVSWDEAFTYVVEQLKAIKGRVGADKIGALASNTATVEELYMLKALLNGLGSTHIDTNLRQSDETLAGALQGTPWLGMPITAFSDVHVALVVGSNLREEHPLLAARLRQAVKRNAKINVLGSSAGDLLMAARQNALAPSAWLSELLAIEAALSANDANDTSFAAQTARNLSDSRAKNKAVMVGNAVMNHPQAAQLLTVINRIAAATASTISVLTEGANTVGAYAVGAVAKNGSLNAVQMFNAPRDAYVLLNVEPQFESANPAQALKALSGAFVVAMNAYFSAASEYADVILPVTPFTETAGTFVNAEGRSQAFNPVVKPRGQSRPAWKVLRVLAERFGLSNDGSFTANDINDVRVLTDKVIASATANQSNVLDVSVVVGQPSMGIERSARVAAYAADAITRRAESLQQTDMARSAQVVGLSAAVYDALGLTKDLADDEAWVIVEQDGLKVKAQAVLRPELAGNVVDIQQGSLLAAQLGSQFGFVTVERA; encoded by the coding sequence ATGGTTGAAATGCAAATTGATGGCGTAAAAATAGAAATGCCAGAAGGTAGTATGGTGATGGACGCCGTGAAGCAACTCGGTAAGTACGTTCCTCACTTTTGCTATCATAAAAAATTATCGATTGCGGCCTCTTGCCGCATGTGTTTGGTTGAAGTTGAAAAAGCACCCAAGCCATTGCCCGCTTGCGCCACACCAGTGACGCCAGGTATGGTTGTGCGCACACAAGTTGAATCGCCAAAAGCTGCGACAGCTCAAAAAGATGTGATGGAATTTTTGTTGCTGAATCACCCTTTGGATTGCCCGATTTGTGACCAAGGCGGCGAGTGCCAGTTGCAAGATTTGGCTGTGGGCTACGGTGGTAATAACTCACGCTATCATGAAGAGAAACGCACGGTTACTCATAAAGAAGTGGGCCCCTTGATTTCTATGGAGGAGATGGCGCGTTGCATCCATTGCACGCGTTGTGTTCGCTTTGGTCAAGAAGTGGCGGGCGTGATGGAGCTCGGTATGTTGGGGCGTGGTGAGCACGCTGAAATCACTACTTTTGTCGGCAATACAGTCAATTCAGAATTGTCAGGAAACATGATTGATTTGTGCCCAGTGGGTGCTATTACTTCAAAACCATACCGCTACAGCGCTCGTAACTGGGAGTTGTCTCGCCGTAAATCAATCAGTGCACACGACAGTTTGGGTTCAAATCTGATTGTTCAAGTCAAAGGCAATGAAGTGATGCGCATCTTGCCATTTGAAAATGAAGAGGTCAATGATTGCTGGATTTCGGATCGTGATCGCTTTGCATATGAAGGCCTCAAATCAGAAGATCGTGTCACAGAACCCATGATCAAACGCGATGGCAAATGGACGGCTGTCAGCTGGGACGAAGCTTTCACGTACGTTGTCGAGCAATTGAAAGCCATTAAAGGCCGAGTTGGTGCGGATAAGATTGGCGCTTTGGCGAGTAATACCGCAACGGTTGAAGAGTTATATATGTTGAAAGCGCTTCTCAATGGTTTGGGCAGCACACACATCGACACCAATTTGCGCCAATCCGATGAAACTTTGGCGGGGGCTTTGCAAGGTACGCCGTGGTTGGGCATGCCGATTACGGCTTTTTCTGATGTTCATGTGGCTTTGGTTGTTGGTAGTAATTTACGTGAAGAGCATCCTTTATTGGCAGCTCGCTTGCGTCAAGCGGTTAAACGCAATGCGAAGATCAATGTATTGGGCTCATCCGCTGGTGATTTGCTGATGGCTGCACGTCAAAATGCCTTGGCACCAAGTGCATGGTTGTCTGAGTTGCTTGCGATTGAAGCTGCTTTGAGTGCAAATGATGCCAATGACACCTCTTTTGCAGCGCAAACAGCTCGCAATTTGAGCGATTCTCGTGCAAAAAATAAAGCTGTTATGGTCGGCAACGCCGTAATGAACCATCCACAAGCCGCTCAATTGTTAACGGTCATTAATCGCATTGCTGCAGCAACGGCATCAACCATATCGGTTCTGACTGAGGGGGCCAACACCGTGGGCGCTTATGCGGTGGGCGCAGTGGCAAAAAATGGCAGCTTAAATGCTGTGCAAATGTTCAATGCGCCACGTGATGCTTATGTGTTACTCAATGTTGAGCCACAATTTGAATCTGCAAATCCAGCTCAAGCACTAAAAGCACTGTCTGGTGCATTTGTGGTGGCCATGAATGCTTATTTCAGTGCGGCATCTGAGTATGCTGATGTCATTTTGCCTGTGACACCTTTTACTGAAACGGCGGGTACTTTTGTGAATGCAGAAGGTCGCTCGCAAGCATTTAATCCTGTTGTTAAACCACGAGGTCAGTCCCGCCCTGCATGGAAAGTGTTGCGCGTATTGGCTGAACGCTTTGGTTTAAGTAATGATGGCAGTTTCACGGCCAATGACATCAACGACGTTCGTGTGTTGACGGATAAAGTTATTGCTTCCGCAACAGCGAATCAATCCAATGTGCTTGACGTGAGCGTGGTTGTGGGTCAACCGAGCATGGGCATTGAACGCAGTGCCCGCGTGGCTGCTTATGCGGCGGATGCGATCACCCGCCGAGCAGAAAGCTTGCAGCAAACCGACATGGCTCGGTCAGCGCAAGTTGTGGGCTTGTCTGCTGCGGTGTATGACGCTTTGGGTTTGACCAAAGATTTGGCCGATGATGAGGCTTGGGTCATTGTTGAACAAGATGGCCTTAAGGTTAAAGCACAAGCGGTGTTGCGCCCTGAGTTGGCTGGCAATGTCGTTGATATTCAACAAGGTTCGCTATTGGCCGCTCAATTGGGCAGTCAGTTTGGTTTTGTGACGGTGGAGCGCGCATAA
- the nuoF gene encoding NADH-quinone oxidoreductase subunit NuoF has protein sequence MTSLHNRHIDPVILAGLNGDNWGLDDYVARGGYSVLKKILAEQTPADEIIAEMKLSSLRGRGGAGFPTGLKWSFMPRAYPGQKYLVCNTDEGEPGTFKDRDIIRYNPHALIEGMTIAAYVMGISKGYNYIHGEIFSEYLRFEEALAQARQAGVLGDNICGSGFDFDLFAHHGYGAYICGEETALLESLEGKKGQPRFKPPFPASFGLYGKPTTINNTETFAAVPFLLKMGGQAYLDIGKPNNGGSKIFSISGDVTYPGNYEVPMGTPFAKVLELAGGMREGRKIKAVIPGGSSAPVVPGEIMMATDMDYDSISKAGSMLGSGAIIVMNDTRCMVKSLLRLSYFYYEESCGQCTPCREGTGWLWRVIHRIEHGQGRPGDLELLDSVAGNIMGRTICALGDAAAMPVRSFVKHFRDEFAHHIEHKSCLVPSSHVI, from the coding sequence ATGACGAGTTTGCACAACCGACACATCGATCCTGTCATCTTGGCGGGTTTAAATGGCGACAACTGGGGCTTGGACGATTACGTCGCTCGTGGTGGCTATTCTGTGCTCAAAAAAATCTTGGCTGAACAGACACCTGCAGACGAAATCATTGCTGAAATGAAGTTGTCCAGCTTGCGTGGTCGTGGTGGCGCAGGTTTTCCAACAGGTTTAAAGTGGAGCTTCATGCCCCGTGCGTACCCTGGGCAAAAATATTTGGTGTGTAACACCGATGAGGGTGAGCCAGGCACATTCAAAGACCGTGACATCATTCGTTACAACCCACACGCATTGATTGAAGGCATGACGATTGCGGCTTATGTCATGGGCATTTCCAAAGGTTATAACTACATTCACGGTGAAATTTTCTCCGAATACCTGCGTTTTGAAGAGGCGTTGGCGCAAGCGCGTCAAGCGGGTGTGTTGGGCGATAATATTTGTGGTTCTGGATTTGACTTTGATTTATTTGCTCATCATGGTTATGGGGCATACATTTGCGGTGAAGAAACCGCTTTGCTTGAGTCTCTTGAAGGTAAAAAGGGTCAACCTCGTTTCAAACCACCATTTCCTGCATCATTTGGTCTGTACGGTAAACCGACCACCATCAACAACACTGAAACTTTTGCGGCAGTGCCGTTCTTGTTAAAAATGGGTGGCCAAGCATATCTGGACATTGGCAAACCGAATAACGGTGGCAGCAAAATTTTCTCGATTTCAGGCGATGTGACGTATCCAGGCAACTATGAAGTGCCTATGGGCACACCTTTTGCCAAAGTCCTTGAGCTTGCAGGCGGTATGCGCGAAGGTCGCAAGATTAAAGCGGTCATTCCAGGTGGTTCTTCTGCCCCTGTGGTGCCGGGTGAGATCATGATGGCGACGGATATGGACTACGATTCTATTTCAAAAGCGGGTTCAATGCTTGGCTCTGGTGCAATCATTGTCATGAATGACACCCGTTGCATGGTGAAATCATTGTTGCGCTTGTCTTATTTTTACTACGAAGAATCATGTGGCCAATGCACTCCATGTCGCGAGGGCACAGGCTGGTTGTGGCGAGTGATTCATCGGATTGAACATGGTCAAGGTCGCCCTGGCGATTTGGAGCTGCTCGATTCGGTTGCAGGCAACATCATGGGCCGCACGATTTGCGCCTTGGGCGATGCCGCTGCCATGCCTGTTCGTTCGTTTGTCAAACATTTCCGTGATGAGTTCGCCCATCACATTGAGCACAAGTCTTGCCTCGTGCCCAGCTCACACGTTATTTGA
- the nuoE gene encoding NADH-quinone oxidoreductase subunit NuoE: protein MLSEQALVQIAAEVAKYPAEHKQSAVMGALRIAQVEKGWVSPEIMQEIAQILEMPPVAVEEVATFYNMYDLKPVGKHKITVCTNLPCALTGGVDAADYIKKKLNIGFNETTADGLFTLKEGECMGACGDAPVLLLNNHNMCSFMSTEKIDALLQELAQ from the coding sequence ATGTTATCAGAACAAGCATTAGTACAAATTGCGGCGGAAGTCGCCAAATACCCAGCTGAACACAAGCAATCTGCGGTAATGGGTGCATTGCGTATTGCACAGGTTGAAAAAGGTTGGGTGTCTCCAGAAATCATGCAGGAAATCGCTCAGATCCTTGAAATGCCGCCAGTTGCTGTCGAGGAAGTCGCTACATTTTACAATATGTATGACTTAAAGCCCGTTGGTAAGCATAAAATCACCGTGTGCACCAACTTGCCTTGCGCTTTGACTGGCGGGGTTGATGCCGCAGATTACATTAAAAAGAAATTAAACATCGGCTTTAACGAAACAACCGCGGATGGTTTGTTTACGTTGAAAGAAGGCGAATGCATGGGTGCTTGTGGGGATGCGCCTGTTTTGTTGCTCAACAACCATAATATGTGCAGTTTCATGAGCACTGAAAAAATCGACGCACTGTTGCAGGAGCTGGCGCAATGA
- a CDS encoding NADH-quinone oxidoreductase subunit D, translating into MAEIKNYTLNFGPQHPAAHGVLRLVLELDGEVVQRADPHIGLLHRATEKLAEHKTYMQALPYMDRLDYVSMMSNEHAYVMTIEKMLDVKVPVRAQYIRVLFDEITRILNHLMWIGAHALDVGAMTPFLYAFRDREDLFDAYEAVSGARMHAAYYRPGGVARDLPDTMPQLRKSTVRSQSSVDRVNANRQGTLLDFLEDFTQRFPNAVDEYETLLTDNRIWKQRLVDIGIVTPERAKAWGFTGPMLRGSGIAWDLRKNQPYEVYEQMAFDIPIGKNGDSYDRYLVRIAEMRESCKIMVQCIDWLKKNPGAVIVDDHKIAPPSRTDMKTNMEALIHHFKLFSEGMHIPQSEAYAAVEHPKGEFGIYMVSDGANKPYRLKIRAPGFAHLQALDEMSRGHMLADVVTIIGTQDIVFGEIDR; encoded by the coding sequence ATGGCAGAAATTAAAAATTATACCCTGAACTTTGGCCCGCAGCATCCTGCGGCGCATGGTGTTTTGCGCTTGGTGCTTGAACTTGATGGTGAGGTCGTGCAGCGTGCAGACCCACACATTGGTTTGTTGCATCGTGCCACTGAAAAACTGGCTGAACACAAGACATACATGCAGGCGTTGCCTTACATGGATCGCTTGGATTATGTGTCGATGATGAGCAATGAGCACGCTTATGTGATGACCATTGAAAAAATGTTGGATGTAAAAGTGCCAGTGCGTGCGCAATACATTCGTGTGTTATTTGATGAAATCACGCGTATCTTGAACCACTTAATGTGGATTGGTGCCCATGCGCTGGACGTCGGTGCGATGACCCCTTTCTTGTATGCTTTCCGTGACCGCGAAGATTTGTTTGATGCATACGAAGCTGTTTCGGGTGCGCGCATGCATGCGGCATACTATCGCCCAGGTGGTGTGGCTCGTGATTTGCCAGACACAATGCCGCAATTGCGTAAGTCAACCGTTCGCAGTCAATCGTCTGTGGATCGTGTCAATGCGAATCGTCAAGGCACATTACTTGACTTTCTAGAAGATTTTACACAGCGCTTTCCAAATGCTGTGGACGAATATGAAACCTTGTTGACAGACAATCGGATCTGGAAGCAGCGGTTGGTGGACATTGGCATTGTGACACCAGAGCGTGCAAAAGCCTGGGGCTTTACTGGGCCGATGTTACGCGGTTCAGGCATTGCTTGGGATTTGCGTAAAAATCAGCCTTACGAAGTGTATGAACAGATGGCCTTTGATATACCCATTGGTAAAAATGGTGACTCATACGATCGCTATTTGGTGCGCATCGCTGAAATGCGTGAGTCATGCAAGATTATGGTTCAGTGCATCGACTGGCTCAAGAAGAATCCAGGTGCGGTCATTGTGGATGACCATAAAATTGCCCCTCCTTCACGCACAGACATGAAAACCAATATGGAAGCGTTGATCCATCACTTCAAATTGTTTTCAGAAGGCATGCACATTCCGCAGTCTGAAGCGTATGCGGCCGTTGAGCACCCTAAAGGCGAGTTTGGCATTTATATGGTGTCAGATGGGGCAAATAAACCTTACCGTTTGAAGATTCGTGCACCAGGCTTTGCACATTTGCAAGCACTTGACGAAATGAGTCGTGGGCATATGTTGGCAGACGTTGTAACAATTATTGGTACACAAGACATCGTGTTTGGCGAAATTGACCGTTAA
- a CDS encoding NADH-quinone oxidoreductase subunit C, with protein sequence MSTWQNALVAQLHTVFGSDAKVVEALGEVTLTVAAVDYLTICKTLHDHPVFKFDMMIDLAGMDYSEYADGAWDDVWSGARFAVVLHLLSIENNQRLRLRVFAEDEQFPVLASVVPVWSAADWYEREAFDMYGLVFEGHNDLRRILTDYGFIGHPLRKDFPVSGYVEMRYDPDQGRVIYQPVTIDPRENTPRIVREKGYGGAH encoded by the coding sequence ATGAGTACATGGCAAAATGCTTTAGTGGCACAGCTTCACACTGTTTTTGGGTCGGATGCCAAAGTGGTGGAGGCTTTGGGCGAGGTAACTTTAACGGTTGCGGCGGTGGATTATTTGACCATCTGCAAAACGTTGCATGACCATCCAGTGTTCAAATTCGACATGATGATCGATTTGGCAGGGATGGATTATTCTGAGTACGCCGACGGTGCTTGGGATGATGTTTGGTCTGGTGCACGCTTTGCTGTGGTCTTGCATTTGTTGTCTATTGAAAATAACCAACGTTTGCGTTTGCGTGTTTTTGCTGAAGATGAGCAATTTCCTGTGTTGGCTTCGGTTGTTCCTGTTTGGTCGGCTGCGGATTGGTATGAACGCGAAGCATTTGACATGTATGGTTTGGTGTTCGAAGGCCACAATGACTTGCGCCGAATCTTGACCGATTATGGTTTCATTGGTCACCCATTGCGCAAAGATTTTCCAGTATCTGGATATGTTGAAATGCGTTACGACCCAGATCAAGGGCGCGTCATTTATCAACCAGTGACGATTGACCCGCGTGAAAACACCCCGCGCATTGTTCGTGAGAAAGGCTACGGCGGCGCGCATTAA
- a CDS encoding NuoB/complex I 20 kDa subunit family protein: MAEEIIEKQGFITTTAENLVNWTRTGSLWPMTFGLACCAVEMMHAGAARYDLDRFGIVFRPSPRQSDVMVVAGTLCNKMAPALRKVYDQMAEPRWVISMGSCANGGGYYHYSYSVVRGCDRVVPVDIYVPGCPPTAEALIYGIIQLQNKIIRKQKSVNTITRGAA; this comes from the coding sequence ATGGCTGAAGAAATCATCGAGAAGCAAGGCTTCATCACCACCACGGCAGAAAATCTGGTCAACTGGACACGCACGGGCTCTTTGTGGCCGATGACGTTCGGTTTGGCTTGCTGCGCTGTTGAAATGATGCATGCGGGTGCAGCACGTTATGATTTGGACCGTTTCGGCATTGTGTTTCGTCCAAGCCCACGTCAATCAGACGTAATGGTTGTGGCGGGTACGTTGTGCAATAAAATGGCACCCGCTTTGCGTAAAGTTTACGATCAGATGGCCGAACCGCGCTGGGTTATTTCAATGGGTTCATGTGCCAATGGTGGTGGTTATTACCATTATTCTTATTCAGTTGTTCGTGGTTGCGATCGTGTCGTGCCTGTTGATATTTATGTGCCAGGTTGCCCACCCACTGCAGAAGCCTTAATCTACGGCATCATTCAGCTGCAAAATAAAATCATTCGTAAGCAAAAATCCGTCAATACCATCACCCGAGGTGCTGCATGA
- a CDS encoding NADH-quinone oxidoreductase subunit A — MILANYVPVLLFLLAATGLGLLVVVIGFLLGPRKPDAAKLSPYECGFEAFEDARMRFDVRYYLVAILFILFDLETAFLVPWAVSLDYLGWTGFVFMLVFLAELILGYVYIWKKGALDWE; from the coding sequence ATGATATTAGCCAATTATGTCCCCGTGTTGCTGTTTTTGTTGGCGGCCACAGGTTTGGGTTTGTTAGTTGTGGTCATTGGCTTTCTGCTCGGCCCTCGTAAACCTGACGCGGCCAAACTTTCCCCCTATGAATGCGGCTTTGAAGCTTTTGAAGATGCGCGCATGCGTTTTGATGTGCGTTACTATCTTGTCGCCATTTTATTTATTTTGTTTGATTTGGAAACCGCATTCTTGGTACCTTGGGCTGTGTCGTTGGATTACCTCGGTTGGACAGGTTTTGTTTTTATGCTGGTTTTCTTGGCTGAGTTGATTTTGGGTTATGTGTACATCTGGAAAAAAGGCGCTCTGGACTGGGAGTAA